A region of Pseudomonadota bacterium DNA encodes the following proteins:
- a CDS encoding Na(+)-translocating NADH-quinone reductase subunit C: MLEDVTPGNAPQKGAIRRFLEMSPDSVPKTVFVAVAVCLVASMVVSAAAVALRPLQEINALKDKQINILQVAGIYDPGVDVVEAFEAFEPQILELETGTFTDQFDLATFDDRSAADDPATSIDLTDDPAGIGRQAQFVTVYLLRDDAGDIDKVILPIHGYGLWSTLYGFIALEENGNDIFGLQFYEHAETPGLGAEVDNPRWMSLWNGKRLADDDGVLQISVSKAAPAAGGDYHIDALAGATLTTVGVHNLVNFWMGEAGYAAFLENLREGGV; the protein is encoded by the coding sequence ATGCTTGAAGATGTAACACCTGGTAACGCGCCCCAAAAAGGTGCAATCCGCCGCTTCCTGGAGATGTCACCGGATTCGGTGCCCAAGACGGTCTTTGTTGCCGTCGCCGTATGCCTCGTGGCCTCAATGGTGGTTTCGGCAGCTGCAGTGGCCTTGCGCCCCTTGCAGGAGATCAACGCTCTTAAAGACAAGCAGATCAACATTCTGCAGGTGGCCGGCATCTATGATCCGGGCGTCGATGTTGTTGAAGCGTTTGAGGCGTTTGAACCGCAAATCCTTGAACTAGAGACCGGAACCTTCACCGATCAATTCGATCTGGCAACTTTCGATGATCGGTCAGCGGCTGACGATCCGGCGACATCGATTGACCTGACCGACGACCCTGCGGGGATCGGCCGGCAAGCGCAGTTCGTAACGGTCTACCTACTGCGAGATGATGCTGGAGACATCGACAAGGTGATTCTGCCGATCCATGGCTATGGGCTGTGGTCGACCTTGTACGGCTTCATCGCGCTCGAAGAGAACGGCAACGATATCTTCGGCCTGCAGTTCTACGAGCATGCCGAAACACCGGGTCTCGGTGCTGAGGTGGATAACCCACGCTGGATGTCACTGTGGAACGGCAAGCGTCTCGCCGATGATGATGGCGTGCTGCAAATTTCGGTCAGCAAAGCCGCGCCGGCGGCCGGTGGCGACTATCATATCGATGCACTGGCTGGCGCGACGCTGACCACTGTCGGGGTCCACAATCTTGTCAATTTCTGGATGGGCGAAGCGGGATACGCAGCCTTCCTAGAGAACCTTCGCGAAGGGGGGGTCTAA
- a CDS encoding NADH:ubiquinone reductase (Na(+)-transporting) subunit D encodes MAHKRVEMLTDPLVDNNPITLQVLGICSALAVTSSLQVAFVMAIAVTMVTGFSSMFISMIRSQIPGSIRIIVQMVIIASLVIMVDQLLKAFAFEISKTLSVFVGLIITNCIVMGRAEAFAMKNPPIDSFIDGVGNGLGYGLLLMLVGFIRELFGSGSLFGITILETVNNGGWYIPNGMLLLPPSAFFIIGLLIWAVRSWKPAQVEEREYKIQTVEAH; translated from the coding sequence ATGGCGCACAAGCGCGTGGAAATGCTGACCGACCCGCTGGTCGATAACAACCCGATCACGCTTCAGGTACTCGGTATCTGTTCGGCGTTGGCGGTTACGTCATCGCTGCAGGTCGCTTTCGTGATGGCAATCGCCGTGACAATGGTGACCGGCTTCTCGTCAATGTTCATCTCGATGATCCGCAGCCAGATACCCGGTTCCATTCGGATCATTGTGCAGATGGTGATCATCGCCTCGCTTGTGATCATGGTCGACCAGTTGCTCAAGGCGTTTGCCTTTGAAATCTCGAAAACGCTGTCGGTTTTTGTTGGCTTGATCATCACCAACTGCATCGTGATGGGTCGCGCGGAAGCCTTTGCCATGAAAAACCCGCCCATCGATAGTTTCATCGATGGCGTCGGCAACGGTCTGGGCTACGGCTTGTTGCTGATGCTCGTCGGCTTCATTCGCGAACTGTTCGGCTCGGGAAGCCTGTTTGGCATCACCATCCTTGAGACCGTGAACAATGGCGGCTGGTACATTCCCAACGGCATGCTGCTCTTACCTCCCTCCGCGTTCTTCATCATTGGCCTGTTAATCTGGGCGGTCAGGTCCTGGAAGCCGGCGCAGGTCGAGGAGCGCGAGTACAAGATCCAGACGGTGGAGGCGCACTGA
- the nqrE gene encoding NADH:ubiquinone reductase (Na(+)-transporting) subunit E: MENLVSLAVKAIFVENLALSFFLGMCTFIAVSKKISTAIGLGISVMVVQSITVPANNLILTYLLAPGAFAWAGFPDVDLTFLGLISYIGVIAALVQILEMVLDKYFPPLYNALGVFLPLITVNCAILGGSLFMVERGYDFTESVTYGVSSGFGWALAITAMAGVREKLKYADIPDGLQGLGITFISAGLMALAFMSFSGVKL, encoded by the coding sequence ATGGAAAACCTGGTCTCCCTCGCCGTAAAGGCAATCTTCGTCGAAAATCTCGCGCTGTCGTTCTTCTTGGGCATGTGCACCTTCATCGCTGTCTCGAAGAAGATTTCAACGGCGATCGGGCTGGGCATCTCCGTGATGGTTGTTCAATCGATCACAGTGCCGGCGAACAATCTCATCCTCACCTATCTGCTCGCTCCAGGCGCCTTTGCTTGGGCAGGGTTCCCCGATGTCGATCTCACCTTTCTGGGCCTCATCTCCTACATCGGTGTGATTGCGGCACTGGTGCAGATCCTCGAAATGGTGCTCGATAAGTATTTCCCGCCGCTCTACAACGCCCTCGGCGTGTTCCTACCCCTGATCACCGTGAACTGCGCCATCTTGGGCGGCTCTCTGTTCATGGTGGAACGGGGCTACGACTTTACCGAATCGGTTACCTACGGCGTCTCGTCAGGCTTCGGCTGGGCGCTTGCCATCACAGCGATGGCCGGTGTCCGCGAAAAGCTGAAATATGCCGATATACCCGACGGGCTGCAGGGCCTTGGCATCACCTTCATCTCGGCGGGCTTGATGGCCCTCGCCTTCATGTCGTTCTCCGGCGTGAAACTCTAA
- the nqrF gene encoding NADH:ubiquinone reductase (Na(+)-transporting) subunit F, which translates to MITFGLGIALFTAIVLTLVTVILAARSRLVSSGNVNITINGEKTISVPAGGKLLQTLAEQQLFVPSACGGGGTCAQCRVKIHAGGGSILPTEESHITKREASCGDRLSCQVAVKQDMEVEVPEEVFGVKKWECTVRSNENVATFIKALVLELPEGEDVNFRAGGYIQIEAPAHRVSYKDFDVEEEYREDWDKFNLWQYESIVDVPIERAYSMANYPLEKGMIMLNVRVASPPPGSEGIPPGKMSSFIFNLKPGDKVTISGPFGEFFARDTQKEMVFIGGGAGMAPMRSHIFDQLKRLENRDRKITFWYGARSKREMFFVEDFDELDEQFENFSWHVALSDALPEDNWDGYTGFIHNVLLEEYLKDHPAPEDCEYYMCGPPIMNASVISMLLELGVDREDIMLDDFGG; encoded by the coding sequence ATGATCACCTTCGGCCTCGGAATTGCGCTGTTCACAGCCATTGTCCTGACCCTGGTTACCGTCATTCTCGCTGCTCGTTCGCGGCTGGTTTCGAGCGGCAACGTCAACATCACCATCAACGGCGAGAAAACGATTTCCGTCCCCGCCGGTGGCAAACTTCTGCAGACGCTCGCCGAACAACAGCTGTTCGTACCGTCCGCATGCGGCGGCGGTGGAACATGCGCTCAGTGTCGCGTTAAAATTCACGCCGGTGGCGGCTCCATCCTGCCGACCGAGGAGAGCCACATTACCAAGCGTGAGGCGTCCTGCGGGGATCGGCTGTCTTGCCAGGTAGCCGTGAAACAGGACATGGAAGTCGAGGTCCCCGAAGAGGTCTTCGGCGTCAAAAAGTGGGAGTGTACGGTCCGCTCGAACGAGAACGTCGCGACCTTCATCAAAGCACTCGTTCTTGAGCTGCCCGAAGGGGAAGACGTGAACTTCCGCGCTGGCGGCTACATCCAGATCGAGGCACCAGCTCACCGCGTGTCCTACAAGGACTTTGATGTTGAAGAAGAGTACCGCGAGGACTGGGACAAATTTAATCTGTGGCAGTACGAATCGATTGTCGACGTGCCGATCGAGCGCGCCTACTCGATGGCGAATTACCCGCTCGAAAAGGGCATGATCATGCTCAATGTGCGCGTTGCCTCGCCGCCACCGGGAAGCGAAGGCATACCGCCGGGCAAGATGTCCTCCTTCATTTTCAATCTGAAGCCCGGCGACAAGGTGACGATCTCCGGTCCGTTCGGTGAGTTCTTCGCACGCGACACGCAAAAAGAGATGGTGTTCATCGGCGGCGGCGCTGGCATGGCGCCCATGCGAAGCCATATCTTCGATCAGCTCAAGCGTCTCGAAAATCGCGACCGCAAGATCACGTTCTGGTACGGCGCACGCTCCAAGCGCGAGATGTTCTTCGTTGAGGACTTCGACGAGCTCGATGAACAATTCGAGAATTTCAGCTGGCACGTCGCCCTTTCGGATGCGCTGCCTGAGGACAATTGGGACGGCTACACCGGCTTCATCCACAATGTGCTGCTTGAGGAATACCTCAAGGACCACCCTGCGCCAGAGGACTGCGAGTATTACATGTGCGGCCCACCGATCATGAACGCGTCCGTGATCAGCATGCTGTTGGAGCTTGGCGTTGATCGGGAAGACATCATGCTGGACGACTTCGGCGGCTAA
- a CDS encoding heme-binding protein, which produces MNLLAISGIALAGTATAVAGAWYWSSTSVEQPEYTTITRDGPFELRSYPELTLASIDAVGSRGSATRTSFSPLAEYIFAKQRGGEKIAMTAPVTQQPVGEGWTVSFIMPAGRTVDDLPAPTGDVRLETVPARTVAAVRFSGRWTDSVFGEQTEQLKRWMSSQRIQASDEPVFAYYNDPFTPAFLRRNEVLIEVEAGPGQTLTRQ; this is translated from the coding sequence ATGAACCTTCTTGCTATTTCTGGGATCGCGCTAGCGGGCACGGCAACCGCCGTCGCAGGTGCTTGGTACTGGTCAAGCACATCGGTCGAGCAGCCTGAATACACAACGATCACCCGTGACGGACCATTCGAGTTACGCTCTTACCCCGAACTGACGCTGGCCAGCATCGATGCGGTCGGCTCACGCGGTTCTGCGACCCGGACCAGCTTTTCGCCCTTGGCCGAGTATATTTTCGCCAAGCAGCGCGGCGGTGAGAAGATTGCTATGACCGCCCCGGTGACCCAGCAGCCCGTTGGCGAAGGCTGGACGGTTTCCTTCATCATGCCAGCAGGCCGGACTGTGGACGACCTTCCGGCACCAACCGGTGACGTTCGGCTCGAGACGGTTCCCGCACGGACGGTTGCGGCGGTACGGTTCTCCGGCCGATGGACCGATAGTGTGTTTGGCGAGCAAACTGAGCAGCTCAAGCGCTGGATGAGCAGCCAGCGCATTCAGGCCTCCGACGAGCCTGTCTTTGCTTATTACAATGATCCGTTCACCCCAGCTTTTCTGCGCCGTAACGAGGTGCTCATCGAAGTCGAGGCAGGGCCAGGCCAAACACTGACGCGTCAATAG